A portion of the Carya illinoinensis cultivar Pawnee chromosome 11, C.illinoinensisPawnee_v1, whole genome shotgun sequence genome contains these proteins:
- the LOC122281884 gene encoding uncharacterized protein LOC122281884 gives MAFSATFFTSSSPSLTLSRKTHRPFCTRTSNFLRPLTVRASTTLDYSKASVDDKIPNPSKTSNWQWKYKDDYVNIYYEEHERESSDPPKNILMMPTISDVSTVEEWRLVARDIVQQVGEVNWRATIVDWPGLGYSDRPKIDYNADVLETFLVDFINAPNSPISGSGNNLVVFGGGHAATITVRAVKKGLVKPTAIAAVAPTWAGPLPIVFGRDSSMETRYGLLRGTLRTPAVGWMMYNMLVSNEKAIESQYKSHVYANSDNVTPEIVESRYALTKRKGARYLPAAFLTGLLDPVQSREEFLELFANLEGKIPVLVVSSEGSPKRSKAEMEALRGAKGVSKFVEVPGALLPQEEYPAKVAEELYRFLQENFQSEV, from the exons ATGGCGTTTTCTGCAACATTCTTCACATCTTCATCTCCTTCCCTTACACTGTCTCGCAAAACCCATAGACCCTTTTGCACTCGAACTTCTAATTTTCTTAGGCCCCTTACAGTCAGGGCCTCAACTACTCTGGATTACTCCAAGGCGTCGGTGGACGATAAGATACCGAACCCATCAAAG ACTAGTAACTGGCAATGGAAATATAAGGACGATTATGTTAACATCTATTATGAGGAGCATGAAAGGGAGAGCTCTGATCCTCCTAAAAATATCCTAATGATGCCAACCATTTCTGATGTTAGTACTGTTGAAGAATGGAGATTAGTGGCAAGAGACATTGTTCAACAAGTTGGAGAAGTCAATTGGCGAGCCACTATTGTAGATTGGCCTGGTCTGGGTTACTCTGATAGGCCGAAGATAGATTACAACGCCGATGTCCTGGAAACATTTCTTGTTGACTTCATCAATGCTCCCAATAGCCCAATAAGTGGCTCAG GGAATAATTTGGTGGTCTTTGGAGGAGGGCATGCAGCAACAATTACAGTTCGTGCTGTGAAAAAGGGTTTGGTGAAACCAACAGCCATAGCTGCTGTTGCGCCTACATGGGCTGGTCCCCTTCCTATTGTGTTTGGTCGAGATTCTAGTATGGAAACACG GTATGGATTGCTTAGAGGCACCTTAAGGACCCCTGCAGTGGGATGGATGATGTATAACATGCTTGTCAGTAATGAAAAGGCAATTGAATCCCAGTACAAATCCCATGTCTATGCCAATTCTGACAATGTTACTCCAGAAATTGTCGAAAGCAGATACGCACTAACAAAAAGAAAGGGTGCTCGATATTTGCCTGCCGCTTTCTTAACCGGTCTACTTGACCCTGTTCAATCTCGTGAAGAGTTTCTTGAACTATTTGCAAATTTGGAGGGGAAGATACCTGTGCTGGTTGTGTCAAGTGAAGGATCTCCAAAGAGGTCAAAAGCAGAGATGGAAGCTCTCAGGGGAGCAAAAGGAGTGAGCAAGTTTGTAGAGGTTCCAGGAGCTCTTCTTCCGCAGGAGGAATATCCAGCGAAGGTTGCTGAGGAGCTTTACCGATTTTTGCAAGAAAACTTTCAATCCGAGGTTTAA